In Propionimicrobium sp. PCR01-08-3, one DNA window encodes the following:
- a CDS encoding long-chain-fatty-acid--CoA ligase: MATDLHETDAQADLPPWRRTLADGSPYWTKHYQPGVPAEIELPTQSLSSLLETAVHEGGSHVATDFFGAEMTYRQLGDRVARAAEGLRQLGVKAGDRVALLLPNCPQHLIAFYAVVRLGAVVIEHNPLYTTHELGRLFEDHGARVAICMDTAIQKLDELPNYARPATVISVNLVKAMPKPLQLALRLPVPSLKKKRDALTNGAKGTISWEKLINHRPLSRRFPRPDVNDLAAIQYTSGTTGRAKGAMLTHLNLYANARQGEAWMLGATPREETNYAVLPMFHSFGVTMHTTFGVLKQSRQVLFPKPDADMILDAWRKHPATIYCVVPILYQRTAEGAHERGQSLASARWCISGAMALPEDTRELWESLSSGLLVEGYGLTEASPVALGNPFFPTRLSGTIGVPFPSTLMKVVDVNDAAREVEVGEPGELLIKGPQVFQGYWRDADATAETLVDGWLHTGDVVTVDDEGFTTIVDRKKEIIITGGFNVSPSEVEEELKHHEHIIDAAVVGMPTGRGDEEVTAAIVTDDDFEVDDKQLRAWAKQNLAAYKVPRHFVKVDELPRSMLGKVLRAEVRKQIAKK, encoded by the coding sequence ATGGCCACCGATCTGCATGAAACCGACGCCCAAGCCGATCTTCCTCCGTGGCGCAGGACTCTCGCCGACGGCTCCCCCTATTGGACGAAGCACTACCAGCCCGGGGTGCCTGCCGAGATCGAGCTGCCCACCCAGTCGCTCAGTTCGCTGCTGGAAACTGCCGTTCACGAGGGTGGAAGCCATGTGGCCACCGATTTCTTCGGTGCGGAGATGACCTACCGTCAGCTGGGCGACCGGGTCGCTCGGGCTGCCGAGGGTCTGCGTCAGCTGGGTGTGAAAGCGGGAGATCGGGTGGCGCTGCTGCTGCCGAACTGTCCCCAGCACCTCATCGCGTTCTACGCGGTGGTCCGGCTCGGTGCAGTAGTCATCGAACACAATCCGCTCTACACCACCCACGAACTCGGCCGGCTTTTCGAGGACCACGGTGCGCGGGTCGCGATCTGCATGGACACGGCGATCCAGAAGCTGGACGAACTGCCGAACTATGCGCGTCCGGCCACCGTCATCTCGGTGAACCTGGTCAAGGCGATGCCGAAACCTCTCCAGTTGGCCCTCAGACTGCCGGTGCCCTCCCTCAAGAAGAAGCGGGATGCCTTGACGAACGGGGCCAAGGGCACCATCAGCTGGGAGAAGCTGATCAACCATCGTCCACTGTCCAGGCGATTCCCGCGTCCGGACGTCAATGATCTGGCCGCGATTCAATACACCTCCGGAACCACCGGCAGGGCCAAGGGTGCGATGCTGACCCATCTCAATCTCTATGCGAATGCCAGGCAGGGCGAGGCCTGGATGCTCGGGGCGACGCCCAGGGAAGAGACGAACTACGCGGTGTTGCCGATGTTCCACTCGTTCGGCGTCACCATGCACACCACTTTCGGCGTGCTCAAGCAGTCGCGGCAGGTGCTCTTCCCCAAGCCCGACGCGGACATGATTTTGGACGCCTGGCGCAAGCATCCGGCGACGATCTACTGCGTCGTCCCGATCCTCTACCAGCGCACCGCCGAAGGGGCGCACGAGCGGGGCCAGTCGCTGGCCAGCGCCAGGTGGTGCATCTCGGGTGCGATGGCGCTGCCCGAGGACACCCGGGAGCTGTGGGAGTCGCTGTCGAGCGGGCTGCTGGTCGAGGGCTACGGGCTGACCGAGGCCTCCCCGGTCGCGCTCGGCAATCCGTTCTTCCCGACCCGGCTGTCGGGAACCATCGGTGTGCCCTTTCCGTCGACCCTGATGAAGGTCGTCGACGTGAACGATGCAGCCCGCGAGGTCGAGGTCGGCGAGCCGGGCGAGTTGCTGATCAAGGGGCCGCAGGTCTTTCAGGGATACTGGCGGGATGCGGATGCGACCGCCGAGACGCTGGTGGATGGCTGGCTGCACACCGGCGACGTGGTCACCGTCGACGACGAGGGTTTCACCACCATCGTGGACCGCAAGAAAGAGATCATCATCACCGGCGGCTTCAACGTCAGCCCGAGCGAGGTCGAGGAGGAGCTGAAGCACCACGAGCACATCATCGACGCTGCGGTGGTCGGCATGCCGACCGGCCGGGGTGACGAAGAGGTGACGGCGGCGATCGTCACCGACGACGATTTCGAGGTGGACGACAAGCAGCTGCGCGCCTGGGCCAAACAGAATCTGGCCGCCTACAAGGTGCCGCGGCACTTCGTGAAGGTGGACGAGCTGCCGCGCTCGATGCTCGGCAAGGTGCTGCGGGCCGAGGTCCGCAAGCAGATCGCGAAGAAGTGA
- a CDS encoding ribose-phosphate pyrophosphokinase, giving the protein MKDIVVFSGSAHHELANRICEHLDTRLCPVRISRFSNDCLQAQLLTNVRQRDVYIIQPLVPPTQEHLMELLLMIDAAKRASAAQITAVIPHYSYARSDKKDASRISLGGRLVADLLVTAGASRVLTMQLHSPQVQGFFSCPVDQLTPLGVLADHFRGSDLAGGVVVSPDLGNAKNATQFARLLGLPVAAGSKQRLGDDKVVIDSIVGDVTGRHAIVLDDEIATGGSILEITQRLKDFGALSVTVACTHGLFAGRAVERLRANQFIDDVVTTDTVPPPDGWPELTILSVAPLFAEAIARIHQGRSVSKLFKGVDPVYAPPAAPEGLF; this is encoded by the coding sequence GTGAAGGACATCGTCGTATTTTCTGGTTCGGCCCACCACGAGTTGGCCAATCGTATTTGCGAACACCTGGACACCAGGCTGTGCCCGGTGCGCATCAGCCGGTTCAGCAACGACTGCCTCCAGGCGCAGCTGCTGACCAACGTGCGCCAGCGAGACGTCTACATCATTCAGCCGCTGGTGCCACCCACCCAGGAGCACCTGATGGAACTGCTCCTGATGATCGATGCTGCGAAACGTGCCTCCGCGGCACAGATCACCGCGGTGATTCCGCACTATTCCTACGCCCGCTCCGACAAGAAGGATGCCTCGCGTATCTCGCTCGGTGGCCGGCTGGTCGCGGACCTGCTCGTCACTGCAGGTGCCTCACGCGTGCTGACGATGCAGTTGCATTCGCCGCAGGTGCAGGGATTCTTCAGTTGCCCGGTCGACCAGTTGACTCCGCTCGGCGTGCTGGCCGATCACTTCCGGGGCAGCGATCTTGCGGGCGGCGTGGTGGTCTCCCCCGACCTGGGCAACGCGAAGAACGCCACCCAGTTCGCGCGGCTGCTCGGGCTTCCGGTCGCTGCCGGCAGCAAACAGCGGCTGGGCGACGACAAGGTGGTGATCGATTCGATCGTCGGCGACGTGACCGGTCGCCACGCCATCGTGTTGGACGACGAGATCGCCACCGGCGGCTCGATCCTCGAGATCACCCAGCGGCTGAAAGATTTCGGTGCGCTGTCGGTGACCGTCGCCTGCACCCATGGTCTGTTTGCCGGACGCGCCGTCGAGCGGCTGCGGGCCAACCAGTTCATCGACGATGTGGTGACCACGGATACCGTGCCGCCGCCCGACGGCTGGCCCGAGTTGACCATTTTGAGTGTTGCGCCGCTGTTCGCCGAGGCGATCGCCCGCATTCATCAAGGACGCTCGGTGAGCAAGCTGTTCAAGGGTGTCGATCCGGTCTATGCCCCACCGGCCGCTCCGGAAGGGCTCTTCTGA
- a CDS encoding histidine kinase translates to MISPIRGAVRQGKLRTVADALQTRWLEPVLAALVLGIGIADAPEQPWEWITIGLFAIGAGVSGTSSVAGAGIVGLGLVTSAFLPADQVSGAGLALFVPIFALVRRSSRYAALITVALVALGFYVMVIHASGGRSLSGSAAAILPTLLALSVGSGLIMRASREQLEAERLRSEERLAELRLDLARELHDNAVHKISQAAMRAHMAAMRPDTSPDLADEFTQIATSCNDAAHELRLLLSGLRQTDPSLGAGQPQIIDADALAALIEGQADRLAAVGFTVTQDVNIDAPTSLQSRTLAAIAVEAVNNIVQHAPAKSDCVIRVFPHDGALCAEFTNHTRNSKQSTSRPSFGLLGIEERARAAGGFITISKPAGYWRFEVTLPPVPAVVPSPELDMVDQPRAARRAAPSADLLRGHPQSEDDYQI, encoded by the coding sequence ATCGCCGACGCGCCCGAGCAGCCGTGGGAGTGGATTACCATCGGGTTGTTCGCGATCGGTGCCGGCGTATCCGGGACATCTTCGGTTGCCGGCGCCGGAATCGTGGGCCTCGGTCTGGTGACGTCGGCGTTTCTGCCGGCAGACCAGGTATCCGGCGCAGGTCTGGCGCTATTCGTCCCGATCTTCGCATTGGTGCGTCGTTCGTCGCGATATGCGGCGCTGATCACTGTTGCGCTGGTCGCGCTCGGATTCTATGTGATGGTCATTCATGCGAGCGGCGGGCGCTCGCTGTCCGGAAGCGCAGCGGCGATCCTACCGACACTATTGGCGCTCAGCGTGGGTTCCGGACTGATCATGCGAGCGTCCCGTGAGCAGCTGGAGGCCGAACGCCTGCGCTCTGAAGAACGCCTCGCAGAACTTCGCCTCGACCTGGCCCGCGAGCTGCACGACAACGCGGTGCACAAGATATCGCAGGCGGCGATGCGTGCCCACATGGCCGCTATGCGTCCGGATACTTCACCCGACTTGGCCGACGAATTCACCCAGATCGCCACCTCGTGCAATGACGCGGCGCATGAACTCCGGCTGCTGCTGAGCGGGTTGCGGCAGACCGATCCCAGCCTCGGTGCCGGCCAGCCCCAAATCATCGATGCGGACGCTCTGGCTGCGCTGATAGAAGGCCAGGCCGATCGGCTCGCCGCCGTTGGATTCACGGTTACCCAGGATGTGAACATCGACGCGCCGACGAGCCTGCAAAGCAGGACGCTGGCCGCGATTGCGGTCGAGGCGGTGAACAACATCGTCCAGCATGCTCCTGCGAAGAGCGACTGTGTGATCAGGGTCTTTCCGCACGACGGCGCCCTGTGCGCCGAGTTCACCAATCACACCCGCAACTCGAAGCAGTCGACCAGCCGGCCGTCCTTCGGGCTGCTCGGCATCGAAGAACGTGCCCGCGCGGCCGGCGGCTTCATCACGATCAGTAAACCCGCAGGCTATTGGCGGTTCGAGGTCACCCTGCCGCCGGTGCCGGCCGTGGTGCCCAGCCCCGAGCTGGATATGGTCGATCAGCCGAGAGCCGCGCGCCGGGCAGCGCCGTCCGCCGATCTGCTGCGCGGCCATCCGCAATCCGAAGACGACTACCAGATCTAG